The following proteins are co-located in the Chryseobacterium daecheongense genome:
- the galK gene encoding galactokinase: protein MQEQLINPTIQKFRTEFKAEPEHIFLSPGRINIIGEHVDYSDGFVLPAAIDKYICFAVRKLPQSNFCTIIAKDLGEEYTFDVTIEVKPVPQMWMNYILGVFSQLQKSENQFCGMEIVFSSTIPMGSGLSSSAALECGFAYILNGLFDLHLTKKEIAVIGQKSEHTFAGVQCGIMDQFASVFGKENKVIMLDCNSLEHQYFDADLKGYSLLLFDSCVKHSHLTSGYNERRRDVEHGKKVLWKNFPEIEKFRDFTLSMLDHTKEEMGDISYKRCLYLLKEIRRVEMAAKAISEGNIEYLGTLLTETHTGLSTEFEVSCIELDFLVENTLQKEGVLGARIMGGGFGGCSINLIQENRAEEVIKAISEKYLEHFNIQMKVYQVKISDGIKEYTNEYII from the coding sequence ATGCAGGAACAGTTAATCAACCCAACCATACAAAAGTTTAGGACCGAATTCAAAGCAGAACCTGAACACATCTTCCTTTCTCCCGGGAGAATTAATATTATCGGTGAGCATGTAGACTATAGCGACGGTTTTGTATTACCTGCTGCCATAGATAAATACATTTGTTTTGCCGTCCGCAAGCTGCCACAGTCTAATTTTTGTACCATCATAGCCAAAGACCTCGGAGAAGAATATACATTTGATGTCACAATAGAGGTAAAACCTGTACCGCAAATGTGGATGAACTATATTCTGGGCGTTTTCAGCCAGTTGCAGAAGTCAGAAAACCAGTTTTGCGGAATGGAAATTGTCTTCAGTAGTACCATTCCAATGGGATCCGGACTTTCTTCTTCGGCAGCCCTTGAATGTGGCTTTGCCTATATCCTCAATGGACTTTTTGACCTTCATCTCACCAAGAAAGAAATCGCGGTGATCGGGCAAAAATCAGAACATACTTTTGCAGGAGTTCAGTGCGGAATTATGGATCAGTTTGCCTCCGTTTTCGGAAAGGAAAATAAGGTCATTATGCTCGACTGTAATTCTTTGGAGCATCAATATTTTGATGCCGACCTTAAAGGATACAGCCTGCTGCTTTTTGACAGCTGTGTAAAGCATAGTCATCTGACATCCGGCTATAACGAAAGACGTAGAGATGTAGAACACGGGAAAAAAGTCTTATGGAAAAATTTCCCTGAGATTGAAAAATTCCGTGATTTTACATTGTCTATGCTTGATCATACAAAGGAAGAAATGGGAGATATTTCATACAAAAGATGTCTCTATCTGTTGAAAGAAATCCGAAGAGTAGAAATGGCGGCCAAAGCAATTTCGGAAGGAAATATTGAATATCTGGGAACACTTCTCACGGAAACTCATACGGGGCTGTCCACTGAATTTGAGGTCAGTTGCATTGAACTTGATTTTTTGGTTGAAAACACATTGCAAAAGGAAGGGGTGCTGGGAGCAAGAATCATGGGAGGCGGCTTTGGGGGCTGCAGCATCAACCTGATTCAGGAAAACAGAGCTGAAGAAGTGATTAAAGCCATCAGTGAAAAATATCTTGAACATTTTAATATTCAGATGAAAGTGTATCAAGTTAAAATTTCAGACGGGATAAAAGAATACACCAATGAATACATCATTTGA